One Candidatus Sulfurimonas baltica DNA segment encodes these proteins:
- a CDS encoding DUF1653 domain-containing protein, giving the protein MKTGIYEHYKGNRYEVIDTLRHSETEELMVLYRAMYGDETLWARPYTMFFEEVEVNNTLVPRFRYIGSENV; this is encoded by the coding sequence ATGAAGACAGGAATCTATGAACATTACAAGGGTAACCGCTATGAAGTCATAGATACACTAAGACATAGTGAGACAGAGGAGCTTATGGTCCTTTACCGCGCGATGTACGGCGATGAAACTCTGTGGGCAAGACCATATACTATGTTTTTTGAAGAAGTTGAAGTTAACAATACATTAGTTCCTAGATTTAGATATATAGGCAGCGAAAATGTCTAG
- the napH gene encoding quinol dehydrogenase ferredoxin subunit NapH gives MATLWNNYRYLFFRRFTQISILVLYFSANAWGWSILKGNLSSSLVLNTVPLSDPYAALQMLAAGAILSIDLLIGVFIVAIFYLLIGGRVFCSWVCPVNIVTDAAALLRRKLGVDDISRRQPASRNMRYWVLALSLIISAAMGITAFEFISPISMLHRGIVFGLGFGWAAMLIIFLFDLFVLKNGWCGHVCPLGGFYSLLGNFSLIRVSHSEENCTLCMKCKTVCPEHQVLHMVGKESLSVLSGECTNCARCIEVCDDDALNFSIRKLAKNKTTGE, from the coding sequence ATGGCTACGCTATGGAATAACTACCGATATCTGTTTTTTAGAAGATTTACACAAATAAGTATATTAGTTTTATATTTTTCGGCTAATGCTTGGGGATGGAGTATCTTAAAGGGTAACCTTAGTTCATCTCTTGTTTTAAATACCGTTCCTTTAAGTGATCCATATGCAGCACTACAAATGCTTGCAGCAGGTGCTATTTTAAGCATAGACTTACTTATTGGTGTATTTATAGTTGCTATATTTTATCTACTTATTGGCGGTCGCGTCTTTTGTAGCTGGGTCTGTCCTGTGAATATAGTTACAGATGCAGCAGCACTGCTTAGAAGAAAGCTTGGTGTAGATGATATTTCAAGAAGACAACCAGCTTCGCGAAATATGCGATACTGGGTTTTAGCATTAAGCTTGATTATCTCAGCTGCTATGGGCATTACAGCCTTTGAATTTATATCACCAATATCTATGCTTCATAGAGGTATAGTGTTTGGTTTAGGTTTTGGTTGGGCAGCAATGCTCATAATATTTCTTTTTGACTTATTCGTCTTAAAGAATGGTTGGTGCGGACATGTATGTCCTCTTGGTGGATTCTATTCACTGTTAGGCAATTTTAGTCTAATAAGAGTGAGTCATTCAGAAGAGAATTGTACTTTATGTATGAAGTGTAAAACTGTTTGCCCTGAGCACCAAGTACTACATATGGTTGGCAAAGAGAGTTTATCTGTACTATCAGGTGAATGTACAAATTGTGCTAGATGTATTGAAGTGTGTGATGATGAC
- the napA gene encoding nitrate reductase catalytic subunit NapA, with the protein MTLSRREFLKSSAAASAAAAIGMSVPADLQAAAAQAEGDWRWDKAACRFCGTGCGIMMATKNGKIVAVKGDPAAPVNRGLNCIKGYFNAKIMYGADRLTKPLLRMDANGNFDKKGKFAPISWERAFDEMAINIKKALKHGGPEGIGIFASGQYTIMEGYAAQKMMKAGFRSNAIDPNARHCMASAVVGFYQTFGVDEPSGCYDDIELTDTIVTWGSNMAEMHPILWSRVTDRKLSDPERVKVISIQTYTHRTSDLADTEIIFSPNTDIALWNYIAREIVMRDEAEGIIDWDFVKKHMVFAAGPVNIGYGMRRAGEKSMSPVNADGSAGQYSALEMQTINKEMKTTVSDKEGPALEPFGYKAGDTMNHTAGTLGHWEISFEEYKKSLEPYTLEYTATITKGNPDESLDSFKAKLQELANLYIEKGRKVVSFWTMGMNQHTRGTWVNTLAYNVHFLLNKQANPGEGAFSLTGQPSACGTAREVGTFTHRLPADMMVANPAHRKIAEEKWMVPNGTLNGVGKQHIMKIHRDIQDGLIKFAWVNVCNPYQDSGSATHWLKAAREMDNFIVTSDGYPGISAKVSDLILPTAMIYEKWGAYGNAERRTQHWRQQVLPVGDAMSDTWQWVELSKRFTVKDLWGAQAPSGPRKDALPSVIEQAKAMGYSEDTTMFDILFANKVAKTYKLDQNDPIQKGYDNTEGYGDSRNVVGSDGKVFKGYGFFIQKYLWEEYAAFTRGHGHDLAPFDMYHKVRGLKWPVVDGKETAWRFNAKYDPYAAKATKESGNSHAFYGTIAKALQSGTLGGKDKDSEKKSLANKAKIFARPYMDPPEMPDAEYDIWLNTGRVLEHWHSGTMTMRVPELYRAVPEALCYMHPSDAKNKDLTQGGLCWIESRRGKVKARVETRGRNRPPKGLVFVPWFDEKVFINKVCLDATCPMSKQTDFKKCAVKIYKA; encoded by the coding sequence ATGACACTTTCTAGAAGAGAATTTCTTAAAAGTTCAGCGGCGGCATCTGCGGCAGCGGCAATTGGTATGAGTGTACCGGCAGACCTACAAGCAGCAGCAGCTCAAGCTGAAGGCGACTGGAGATGGGACAAGGCAGCTTGTCGTTTCTGTGGTACGGGTTGTGGTATTATGATGGCTACTAAAAATGGTAAGATTGTAGCTGTTAAAGGTGACCCTGCGGCACCGGTTAATCGTGGTCTAAACTGTATTAAGGGTTACTTTAATGCAAAGATTATGTACGGTGCCGACAGGCTAACCAAGCCATTACTTAGAATGGATGCAAATGGCAACTTTGACAAAAAAGGTAAATTTGCACCTATATCTTGGGAAAGAGCTTTTGATGAGATGGCGATAAACATCAAAAAAGCACTTAAGCATGGTGGACCTGAAGGAATTGGTATTTTCGCCTCTGGTCAATATACTATTATGGAAGGTTATGCAGCTCAAAAAATGATGAAAGCAGGTTTTAGATCAAACGCTATTGATCCAAATGCACGTCACTGTATGGCATCAGCTGTTGTTGGTTTTTACCAAACATTTGGTGTTGATGAACCTTCTGGCTGTTATGATGATATTGAACTAACTGATACAATAGTTACATGGGGTTCAAATATGGCAGAGATGCACCCTATTTTATGGTCTCGTGTAACTGATAGAAAACTTTCAGACCCTGAGAGAGTAAAAGTTATAAGTATTCAAACTTATACCCACAGAACTTCAGATTTGGCTGATACGGAAATCATATTCTCTCCAAATACTGATATAGCTCTATGGAACTACATTGCAAGAGAAATTGTAATGAGAGATGAAGCTGAAGGTATTATAGACTGGGATTTTGTTAAGAAACATATGGTATTTGCTGCTGGTCCGGTAAATATCGGTTACGGTATGAGAAGAGCCGGTGAAAAATCTATGTCTCCTGTCAATGCTGATGGTAGTGCTGGTCAATATTCTGCTTTAGAGATGCAAACAATCAATAAAGAGATGAAAACAACTGTTTCTGATAAAGAGGGACCAGCACTAGAGCCTTTTGGTTATAAAGCTGGTGACACTATGAATCATACTGCTGGTACATTAGGTCACTGGGAAATCTCTTTTGAAGAGTATAAGAAATCTTTAGAACCATATACACTGGAATATACTGCAACTATTACAAAAGGCAATCCCGATGAGTCTCTTGATAGCTTCAAAGCAAAACTTCAAGAGTTAGCTAACTTGTATATTGAAAAGGGACGAAAAGTAGTATCTTTTTGGACAATGGGTATGAACCAACATACACGTGGTACTTGGGTTAATACACTTGCTTACAATGTTCACTTTTTATTAAATAAACAAGCTAATCCTGGTGAGGGAGCATTTAGTTTAACAGGCCAGCCTTCTGCATGTGGAACGGCGCGTGAAGTTGGTACGTTTACACATAGACTTCCAGCAGATATGATGGTTGCAAATCCTGCTCACAGAAAAATAGCAGAAGAGAAATGGATGGTTCCAAATGGGACACTAAATGGTGTTGGAAAACAACATATTATGAAAATCCACCGTGATATCCAAGATGGCTTAATTAAATTTGCTTGGGTAAATGTTTGTAATCCTTATCAAGATTCAGGATCTGCAACTCACTGGTTAAAAGCAGCGCGTGAAATGGATAACTTTATAGTTACATCTGATGGGTATCCGGGTATATCCGCAAAAGTATCTGACCTTATCCTTCCAACGGCTATGATTTATGAAAAATGGGGAGCATACGGAAATGCTGAACGCCGTACTCAACACTGGAGACAGCAAGTACTTCCGGTTGGCGATGCAATGTCTGATACTTGGCAATGGGTTGAACTCTCAAAGAGATTTACAGTTAAAGATTTATGGGGTGCGCAGGCACCATCTGGTCCGAGAAAAGATGCGCTTCCTAGTGTTATAGAGCAAGCAAAGGCTATGGGTTACAGCGAAGATACAACAATGTTTGATATTTTATTTGCAAATAAAGTTGCTAAAACTTATAAACTTGACCAAAACGACCCAATTCAAAAAGGGTATGACAATACTGAGGGTTACGGAGACAGCAGAAATGTTGTTGGCTCAGATGGAAAAGTATTTAAAGGTTATGGCTTCTTCATCCAAAAATATCTTTGGGAAGAGTATGCTGCATTTACACGTGGGCATGGACATGACCTAGCACCATTTGACATGTACCATAAAGTTCGTGGTCTTAAATGGCCTGTTGTTGACGGTAAAGAGACAGCATGGAGATTTAATGCTAAATATGACCCATATGCAGCAAAAGCAACTAAAGAGAGTGGTAACTCACATGCATTCTATGGAACTATTGCAAAGGCACTTCAAAGTGGTACTCTAGGTGGGAAAGATAAAGATTCTGAGAAAAAATCACTCGCTAATAAAGCCAAGATTTTTGCTCGTCCGTACATGGATCCTCCAGAAATGCCGGATGCAGAGTATGATATTTGGTTAAATACGGGGCGTGTGTTAGAACACTGGCATTCAGGAACTATGACTATGCGTGTTCCTGAACTATATCGTGCAGTTCCAGAAGCACTATGTTATATGCACCCTAGCGATGCAAAAAATAAAGATCTTACTCAAGGTGGCTTGTGCTGGATTGAGTCTCGACGTGGCAAAGTTAAAGCCAGAGTTGAAACTCGTGGTAGAAACAGACCGCCAAAAGGCTTAGTATTTGTACCTTGGTTTGATGAAAAAGTATTTATCAACAAAGTTTGTTTAGATGCGACGTGTCCAATGTCAAAACAGACAGACTTTAAAAAATGTGCTGTAAAAATCTACAAAGCATAA
- a CDS encoding diguanylate cyclase encodes MNFIEALKLKSKLFFIFVLIAVGLFFIGIMGTINLNSMKKNLDALYFGSLVPVIELNSILQIYHSGLANTIYRAKNSEITPSEVESKIQLSVKNISREWEKYESHFKRDKELDYVEYTALEIKATNKYFYKIIKALSDGHDIKEISIVSLEKKISHINKVVNKLIAYEVSVAKYERKKFIDVYDYLLVQVGFILAVVILGVMLISYYVFKSIQKDQTALEVATKRLKIANKKLENVSYTDSLTNLYNRRYFNLVYDRELKRAKRSNTYITFMMLDIDFFKQYNDTYGHIEGDFALKSVAKVLQDILKRPGDFVFRLGGEEFGILLTETDESNSAKLARDICNSVRGREIKHSGSKVNEFVTISIGVVCCIADEALNDEILLSRADEMLYKAKDSGRDRYNITTNVSEAKTAKVKSEEKKEDGKKEFIA; translated from the coding sequence ATGAATTTTATAGAAGCATTAAAGCTTAAAAGTAAACTTTTTTTTATATTTGTACTTATAGCAGTTGGTCTGTTCTTTATCGGTATCATGGGTACAATAAATCTTAATTCAATGAAAAAAAACTTAGATGCCTTATACTTTGGTTCTTTAGTCCCTGTTATAGAACTTAATTCAATCTTACAAATATATCATTCAGGTTTGGCAAATACAATATACAGGGCTAAAAATTCTGAGATTACCCCTAGCGAAGTTGAATCAAAGATTCAACTTTCAGTAAAAAACATTAGCAGAGAGTGGGAAAAGTATGAATCTCACTTTAAAAGAGACAAAGAGCTTGACTATGTTGAGTATACAGCACTGGAAATCAAGGCGACGAATAAATATTTTTATAAAATAATAAAAGCTTTGTCTGATGGTCACGATATTAAAGAGATATCTATAGTAAGTTTAGAGAAAAAAATCTCACATATCAACAAAGTAGTTAATAAACTCATTGCTTATGAAGTGAGTGTCGCCAAGTATGAGAGAAAGAAATTTATAGATGTTTATGATTATTTACTCGTGCAAGTTGGTTTTATACTGGCAGTTGTAATCTTGGGAGTTATGCTGATATCATATTATGTCTTTAAAAGTATTCAAAAAGATCAGACAGCATTAGAGGTGGCAACAAAGAGATTGAAGATAGCAAATAAAAAACTGGAAAATGTCTCATATACAGACTCATTAACAAATCTTTACAACAGAAGATATTTTAATCTAGTTTATGACAGAGAGTTAAAGAGAGCAAAGAGAAGTAACACATATATAACTTTTATGATGTTGGATATTGACTTCTTTAAGCAGTATAATGACACTTATGGGCATATTGAGGGAGATTTTGCTCTTAAGAGTGTTGCAAAAGTATTGCAAGATATACTAAAAAGACCCGGAGATTTTGTATTTAGACTTGGCGGAGAGGAGTTCGGAATATTACTCACTGAGACAGATGAATCCAATAGTGCAAAGTTGGCTAGAGATATCTGCAACTCTGTTAGAGGAAGAGAAATCAAACACTCAGGCTCTAAAGTCAATGAGTTTGTCACCATCTCTATCGGTGTTGTTTGCTGTATCGCTGATGAAGCATTAAATGATGAGATACTTTTGTCTCGTGCTGATGAGATGCTATATAAAGCAAAAGACAGCGGAAGAGACCGTTATAATATAACTACAAATGTAAGTGAAGCAAAAACTGCCAAGGTAAAGAGTGAAGAGAAAAAAGAAGATGGGAAAAAAGAGTTTATTGCTTAG
- a CDS encoding ABC-F family ATP-binding cassette domain-containing protein: MVTVQNLTMRYGNRVLFENINLKLDRHKRYGLIGANGAGKTTFLKILCGQINEYDGEVIIPKTNKVGVLGQNQYAFEEFTIMDAVLYGNKRLYDAIKEKEIIYATGDFEDDAVNDRLAELEVICVEEDPTYEYDVNIAKILENVGIPANQHNDLMSTLDSADKFKVLLAQVLYPKPDVLFLDEPTNNQDIETITWLENELQRHEGTMVVISHDRHFLNAVVTNILDVDYQKIREFTGNFNDWYIAANVISKQNELNNAKQEKEKEQLEAFVRRFSANASKAKQATSRQKQLDKLVIDDIKPSSRRDPSIVFKAKRAMGDEALNITNINHSFGDNQVLKDISLKFIPDEKVALIGPNGVGKTTLMKIMMEEMKPTSGEIHWGATIENSYFPQDTADIIKGDGTLYDWLKSFNPKGDMAEVRNCLGRMLFNGEQQEKSVVSISGGEKHRMMLSKMMLEGGNFVLLDEPSNHLDLEAIVALGEALYNFKGNVICVSHDRELLDAFANRIIELHADGSYTDFKGTYEEFVEAKASGHL, from the coding sequence TTTAACAATGCGTTATGGCAATAGAGTCTTGTTTGAAAATATAAATCTAAAGCTTGATCGTCATAAAAGATATGGTCTTATCGGTGCTAACGGCGCTGGAAAAACAACTTTTCTAAAAATCCTGTGTGGACAAATAAATGAGTATGACGGTGAAGTAATAATCCCAAAAACTAATAAAGTCGGTGTTCTCGGGCAAAATCAATATGCCTTTGAAGAGTTTACTATTATGGATGCTGTTTTATACGGCAATAAAAGACTTTATGATGCAATAAAAGAAAAAGAGATTATCTATGCAACTGGTGATTTTGAAGATGATGCTGTAAATGACCGTCTTGCAGAGTTAGAAGTTATTTGTGTAGAAGAAGATCCTACTTATGAGTACGATGTAAATATTGCAAAGATACTTGAAAATGTTGGTATCCCTGCAAATCAGCATAACGACCTTATGTCAACTCTTGATAGTGCTGACAAATTTAAAGTTCTTTTAGCTCAAGTTTTATACCCAAAACCTGATGTACTATTCCTCGATGAGCCTACCAACAATCAAGATATTGAAACGATTACATGGTTGGAAAACGAGCTTCAAAGACATGAGGGAACTATGGTTGTTATCTCTCACGATAGACACTTCTTAAATGCCGTTGTTACAAATATATTAGATGTAGATTACCAAAAGATTCGTGAATTTACAGGTAACTTCAACGACTGGTATATAGCTGCAAATGTTATTTCTAAGCAAAATGAACTTAACAACGCTAAACAAGAGAAAGAGAAAGAACAACTTGAAGCTTTCGTTAGAAGATTTAGTGCAAATGCTTCTAAGGCAAAACAAGCAACTTCAAGACAAAAACAACTTGACAAACTTGTAATTGACGATATCAAACCATCCTCAAGAAGAGACCCAAGCATTGTTTTTAAGGCAAAAAGAGCAATGGGTGACGAAGCACTTAACATTACAAACATCAATCACTCTTTTGGAGACAATCAAGTTTTAAAAGATATAAGTCTTAAATTTATTCCAGATGAAAAAGTTGCACTAATCGGACCAAATGGTGTTGGAAAAACAACTCTTATGAAAATTATGATGGAAGAGATGAAACCGACTTCCGGCGAAATTCACTGGGGTGCTACAATCGAGAATAGTTACTTTCCACAAGATACGGCAGACATTATTAAAGGTGATGGTACTCTTTATGATTGGTTAAAATCGTTTAATCCTAAAGGAGATATGGCAGAGGTTAGAAACTGTCTTGGCCGTATGCTTTTTAATGGCGAACAGCAAGAGAAATCTGTTGTAAGTATCTCCGGTGGTGAAAAACACAGAATGATGCTTAGTAAGATGATGTTAGAGGGTGGAAACTTTGTACTTCTAGATGAGCCTTCAAATCACCTTGACCTTGAGGCTATCGTAGCACTTGGTGAAGCTCTTTACAACTTCAAAGGAAATGTTATCTGTGTATCTCATGACCGTGAGCTACTGGACGCTTTTGCTAACCGCATAATCGAGCTACATGCTGATGGAAGTTATACAGATTTCAAAGGTACTTATGAAGAGTTTGTTGAGGCCAAAGCAAGTGGACACTTATAG
- the napG gene encoding ferredoxin-type protein NapG — MKTELVSDRRKFILNIARSAGITALGGFIWSAYVDEVTASQLLLRPPGAIKEDDFLKTCIKCGLCVLACPYDTLLLAKPGDNKPLGTPYFIPRDIPCYMCTDIPCVPVCPTGALDESSVTTDAKLDINVADMGLAIIDSESCIAFWGIQCDACYRACPLLGEAISIKYEKNERTGKHAFMKPVVHANICTGCGLCERACVTEKASIFILPREVAQGKAGDYYIKGWDKDDEKRLENAMEIKTKTEISKESAIDSLNSKEELY; from the coding sequence ATGAAAACTGAACTAGTAAGCGATAGAAGAAAATTTATCCTCAATATAGCAAGGAGTGCTGGTATAACAGCACTTGGTGGTTTTATTTGGAGTGCATATGTTGACGAAGTTACAGCTTCACAACTTTTACTCCGCCCACCTGGAGCCATAAAAGAAGATGATTTTCTTAAAACATGTATAAAGTGTGGGCTATGCGTTTTAGCTTGTCCGTACGATACGCTATTGCTTGCTAAACCAGGTGACAATAAACCTCTAGGAACTCCATATTTTATCCCTAGAGATATACCTTGTTATATGTGCACAGATATTCCATGTGTCCCTGTATGTCCTACGGGAGCCCTTGATGAATCTAGTGTTACAACAGATGCAAAACTCGATATAAACGTGGCTGATATGGGTCTAGCTATTATTGACAGTGAGAGCTGTATAGCATTTTGGGGCATCCAATGTGATGCTTGTTATAGAGCTTGTCCTTTACTGGGCGAGGCTATATCAATTAAATATGAAAAGAATGAGAGAACTGGTAAGCATGCCTTTATGAAGCCGGTTGTTCATGCTAATATCTGTACTGGTTGTGGTTTATGTGAAAGAGCCTGTGTTACAGAAAAAGCATCTATATTTATACTTCCAAGAGAGGTCGCTCAAGGTAAAGCCGGTGATTACTATATCAAAGGTTGGGACAAAGATGATGAAAAACGTTTAGAAAACGCAATGGAAATCAAAACGAAAACTGAGATAAGCAAAGAGAGTGCTATTGATTCTTTAAATAGCAAAGAGGAGTTGTACTAA
- a CDS encoding DUF5718 family protein: protein MDTYRDFLGLGIAGNFALHLAQAGELEDFKDIITADEAAPKGMFPFYLPLHVENEALVSSFKAKAILKTYPLSSTTIKLPNKDVNVQAEPEVGLTCRLEYINNKLSKIIPTHFGAYNDCSIRVAGASKISDKKNWGEASKGISDNLIAIDKFSAGGVMDNYSICSFLRRDGEVHSYGEDVELTGYSYFYEKLLDWMINQINTQEDFGPLENLSEYISTCNNPKEAIISIGATRYTPYGESTFLKSSDEVIIVVYNAKNISHAEVLQSVKNSSYDTDNMSVLAQKVL from the coding sequence GTGGACACTTATAGAGATTTTTTAGGGCTGGGAATTGCAGGTAACTTTGCACTTCACCTGGCTCAAGCCGGCGAACTAGAAGATTTTAAAGATATTATAACAGCCGATGAAGCAGCCCCAAAAGGGATGTTCCCTTTTTATCTCCCTCTACATGTAGAGAATGAGGCCCTTGTGTCATCCTTTAAGGCAAAAGCCATTTTAAAAACCTACCCTCTCTCAAGTACTACCATTAAACTTCCAAACAAAGATGTAAATGTTCAGGCTGAACCTGAAGTTGGACTTACATGTAGACTTGAATATATAAACAACAAACTCTCTAAAATCATCCCTACGCACTTTGGAGCCTATAACGACTGCTCTATCAGAGTAGCAGGTGCCAGTAAGATTAGTGATAAAAAAAACTGGGGTGAAGCATCTAAAGGGATTAGTGACAACTTAATTGCCATTGACAAATTTAGCGCTGGCGGAGTTATGGACAACTACTCAATATGCAGCTTTTTAAGAAGAGATGGTGAAGTTCACTCGTATGGCGAGGATGTAGAACTAACCGGTTATAGCTACTTTTATGAGAAACTTCTTGACTGGATGATAAATCAGATAAACACTCAAGAAGATTTTGGACCGCTAGAAAATTTAAGTGAATATATCTCTACATGTAACAATCCCAAAGAGGCGATTATCAGCATAGGGGCGACTAGATATACACCTTACGGGGAGAGTACATTTTTAAAATCTTCCGATGAAGTTATAATAGTTGTATACAACGCTAAAAACATCTCACATGCAGAGGTTCTTCAAAGTGTAAAAAACAGTTCTTATGACACCGACAACATGAGTGTATTAGCTCAAAAAGTTTTGTAG
- a CDS encoding translation initiation factor: MSRGKKLDIFIGADIDDGWAEIQSSRKTTVSDEILDPSKHFLIFKKEKRRGKTVTLVGEFHLPLNDSEAILKILKKKLGCGGAFKDGWMEFQGELKDKLRALLIAEKFRFKSGH; the protein is encoded by the coding sequence ATGTCTAGAGGCAAAAAACTCGATATCTTTATAGGTGCAGATATTGATGATGGGTGGGCAGAGATTCAATCATCAAGAAAAACGACTGTCTCAGATGAAATTTTAGACCCCTCAAAGCACTTCTTAATTTTTAAAAAAGAGAAGCGTCGTGGCAAAACCGTTACACTCGTCGGTGAGTTCCATCTCCCTTTAAATGATTCCGAAGCAATTCTGAAAATTTTGAAGAAAAAACTTGGCTGCGGTGGAGCTTTTAAAGATGGGTGGATGGAGTTTCAAGGAGAATTAAAAGATAAGCTTAGAGCTCTACTCATAGCAGAAAAGTTCAGGTTTAAGAGTGGACACTAA
- a CDS encoding Crp/Fnr family transcriptional regulator: protein MNEKQYHIRQLSFFASLDSDMLNIIDSISTVVKYPKKSILYYENDTNNKIFFLVSGLLKVYKIDKFENEIFLYNIHKNSLISELTTLDNNIIHCFSNAEFMEDSTILEVDFLEFKTQFLSKNILNSEFINEILSKTQQLHCVVNRELVFDATAKVAFTLCDDLEMFNTLKRTEVSFMLHIQPETLSRVLKKLKRSSIINIENSIVTILDKKLLQNIYNGGLS from the coding sequence ATGAATGAAAAACAATATCATATAAGACAACTATCTTTTTTTGCTTCACTTGATAGTGATATGTTAAATATAATTGATAGCATCTCAACGGTAGTTAAGTACCCAAAAAAATCAATACTCTATTATGAGAATGACACTAATAATAAAATATTTTTTTTAGTCTCAGGACTTTTAAAAGTTTATAAAATAGATAAGTTTGAGAATGAAATCTTTCTTTACAATATACATAAAAACTCTCTTATTTCAGAACTAACCACTCTAGACAATAATATAATTCACTGTTTTTCCAATGCTGAATTTATGGAAGACAGTACTATACTTGAAGTTGATTTTTTAGAGTTTAAAACACAGTTCTTATCTAAAAACATACTAAACAGTGAGTTCATAAATGAGATACTCTCAAAAACTCAGCAACTTCACTGTGTTGTAAACAGGGAGTTGGTATTTGATGCAACTGCAAAAGTTGCTTTTACCCTGTGTGATGATTTGGAAATGTTTAACACACTTAAAAGGACTGAAGTCTCTTTTATGTTACATATTCAACCGGAGACACTATCTAGAGTTTTAAAAAAATTAAAAAGAAGTTCTATCATTAATATTGAAAACTCAATCGTCACTATTCTTGATAAAAAGTTACTTCAGAATATATATAATGGTGGATTATCATGA
- a CDS encoding type IV pili methyl-accepting chemotaxis transducer N-terminal domain-containing protein → MKKTTKMSTKIKLLGAMLTMLMISVIATTIYLNQQNTKDALVVNIVGKQRMLTQKIAKNVFYIYHSSNKDFIELDSAAAEFINGLKILKYGDKDKEISAVDTYSILTQLNSVNKLWDDFYENIQKFKLLSSSKLNTSKELEEVVKSIYNQNTILLESVDKLVTLYTNHSEEKSDFIKTFQYLSAFTFFILLLYSLIQLRAMESHVDSFIQHSKTLINNENISKITPIKIKPESESEIVEVGGTINCFIQKINSAIEHSDEALRQSQYASSKLEELTDEFDTIINELQDNSLASKHLNNSEDIVIESTEVLINSTHKLSNLKKELEKLTKSCQIVKP, encoded by the coding sequence ATGAAAAAAACTACAAAAATGAGCACAAAAATCAAGCTCTTAGGCGCGATGCTAACAATGCTAATGATCAGCGTAATAGCAACGACAATATACCTAAACCAGCAAAATACAAAAGACGCTCTAGTAGTAAATATTGTTGGAAAACAAAGAATGTTGACTCAAAAAATTGCTAAAAATGTTTTTTATATATATCATAGTTCAAATAAAGATTTTATTGAGTTAGATTCCGCTGCTGCTGAGTTTATTAATGGTCTCAAAATTTTAAAATACGGGGACAAAGATAAAGAGATATCAGCAGTTGATACATATAGTATTTTGACACAACTTAATAGTGTAAATAAACTTTGGGATGACTTTTATGAAAACATTCAAAAGTTTAAACTTCTAAGTAGTTCAAAGTTAAACACAAGTAAAGAGCTAGAAGAAGTGGTTAAATCTATATATAACCAAAATACCATACTGCTTGAGAGTGTAGATAAACTTGTAACACTATACACAAACCATAGTGAAGAAAAATCTGACTTTATAAAAACTTTTCAATACTTATCAGCCTTTACATTTTTCATTTTGCTTTTATATTCACTTATACAACTTAGAGCCATGGAGTCACATGTAGACTCTTTTATACAACACTCCAAAACACTGATTAATAATGAAAACATATCCAAGATTACACCAATAAAAATTAAACCTGAAAGCGAAAGTGAAATAGTTGAAGTTGGGGGTACTATTAATTGCTTTATTCAAAAAATAAACTCTGCCATAGAGCATTCCGACGAAGCTCTGAGACAATCACAATACGCATCTTCCAAACTAGAGGAGCTAACAGATGAGTTTGATACTATAATAAATGAACTGCAAGACAATTCATTGGCATCCAAACACCTCAATAATAGTGAAGATATTGTTATAGAATCAACAGAAGTTTTAATAAACTCAACACATAAACTTTCAAACCTAAAAAAAGAGTTAGAGAAACTTACTAAAAGTTGCCAAATAGTTAAACCATAA